A part of Streptomyces sp. DSM 40750 genomic DNA contains:
- a CDS encoding sigma-70 family RNA polymerase sigma factor → MRTSIPSPVPTGSGPASAEAPPTDEAAHSGDGSIRRLYEEHHGPLLRYVSGLIRGDRQRAEDFVQETLVRAWLSTADQPPGWSPSRAWLMRVAHNLVIDWARRERPHAEIQQEHTLEQHAETVDPMSQAVQRRFLVHALSRLSHPHREVLFYVYVLGCTGSDAADALGIPPGTVKSRTHHAIRELRRRHPEHTLAAA, encoded by the coding sequence ATGAGAACGTCCATACCCAGTCCCGTTCCGACCGGGAGTGGTCCTGCCTCCGCCGAAGCGCCGCCCACCGATGAAGCGGCACACTCCGGCGACGGCTCCATCCGCAGGCTCTACGAAGAACACCACGGTCCGCTTCTGCGCTATGTGTCCGGTCTGATACGCGGTGACCGGCAGCGGGCCGAGGACTTCGTCCAGGAGACCCTGGTACGCGCATGGCTGAGCACCGCGGACCAGCCGCCGGGCTGGTCACCGTCCCGGGCCTGGCTGATGAGGGTGGCGCACAACCTGGTGATCGACTGGGCCCGGCGCGAGCGGCCGCACGCCGAGATCCAGCAGGAACACACCTTGGAGCAGCACGCCGAGACGGTGGACCCGATGAGCCAGGCCGTCCAGCGCCGCTTCCTGGTCCACGCCCTCTCACGGCTCTCGCACCCCCACCGCGAGGTGCTCTTCTACGTCTACGTCCTCGGCTGCACCGGCTCCGACGCCGCCGATGCCCTGGGCATACCGCCGGGCACGGTGAAGTCCCGGACCCATCACGCCATACGGGAGCTGCGCCGCCGGCACCCGGAGCACACGCTGGCGGCGGCATGA